The following is a genomic window from Rutidosis leptorrhynchoides isolate AG116_Rl617_1_P2 chromosome 8, CSIRO_AGI_Rlap_v1, whole genome shotgun sequence.
gcttggtcgaatgaaaccatgctctaaaatttcttgtaattggctttgcagttctttcatctcgctgggtgcgagtctgtaaggagcatgagctattggtgcagctcctggtacaagatctattttaaattcaacggatcgatgtgggggtaatccaggtaattctttcggaaatacatcgggaaattcttttgcgacgggaacatcattgatgctcttttcttcagtttgtactttctcgacgtgtgctagaatagcatagcaaccttttcttattagtttttgtgccttcaaattactaataagatgtagcttcgtgttgcccttttctccatacaccattaagggttttcctttttctcgtataatgcgaattgcatttttgtaacaaacgatctctgctttcacttctttcaaccagtccataccgattatcacatcaaaactccctaactctactggtatcaaatcaatcttaaatgtttcgctaaccagtttaatttctcgattccgacatatattatctgctgaaattaatttaccatttgctaattcgagtaaaaatttactatccaaaggcgtcaatgggcaacttgatttagcacaaaaatctctactcatatagcttctatccgcacccgaatcaaataaaacgtaagcagatttattgtcaataagaaacgtacccgtaacaagctccgggtcttcctgtgcctctgccgcattaatattgaaaactctaccgcggccttgtccattcgtgttctcctggttcgggcaatttctaataatgtggcccggttttccacatttataacaaactacattggcataacttgctctgacactacttgctccgccattactcgtttcgacaccatttgttcctttcgttctattaacccctggtccgtagacctcacacttcgccgcgctatgaccatttcttttacacttgttgcaaaatttggtgcagaaccccgagtgatacttttcacacctttggcatagctgcttctgattgttgttgttgttgcggttattattgttgttgggatgattgttgtagttgttgttgttgttgttgttgttgttgttgttgttgttgttgttgttgggccgtttgttgtagttgcgattgatgttgcgattgttgggataattgttgcgaatattgttgtaattgttgttgttgttgtattggtgattcttatcaccgttttcctcccactttcttttgacttgcttcacattggcctcttcagcagtctgttctttaattctttcttcaatctggttcactagtttgtgagccattctacatgcctgttgtatggagacgggctcgtgtgaacttatatcttcttggattctttccggtaatcctttcacaaacgcgtcgatcttctcttcctcatcttcgaatgctctcggacacaataggcacaattctgtgaatcgtctttcgtacgtggtaatatcaaatccttgggttcgtaaccctctaagttctgtcttgagcttattgacctcggttctgggacggtacttcttgttcatcaagtgcttgaatgctgaccacggtagtgcgtacgcattgtcttgtcccacttgctgtagatagttattccaccatgttaacgcaaaacctgtgaaggtatgcgtagcgtacttcactttgtcctcttcagtaaacttacttatggcaaacaccgattcgaccttctcggtccaccgtttcaatccgatcggtccttcggttccatcaaattccaaaggtttgcaggtagtgaattctttgtaggtgcatcctacacgatttcctgtactgctagatccaaggttattgttggtatgtagcgcagcctgtactgcggctatgtttgaagctagaaaagtacggaattcctcttcattcatattcacggtgtgtcgagtagtcggtgccatttccttcaaaatagtcaaatggaacaagttaatcatacagaatattaagagtagttaatagtatttcgtagcataatatgaactcatttataaaagctttttcttcatattagcgttttataagtttaaattcgggtagtacctacccgttaagttcatacttagtagctaatatacaattcaactactacaattctatatgaaaaactgattataataatatttcgcgttcaaacttttacacaatattttacaaacttacaataccgcttattttacatatagcatgaaatatagcacacaataaatttgatacaagatggttgtgaagataattctagctagtacacaagtcgttcagcaaaggcaataaagacacgtaattcatacgtccagaaacaagtcatgcattctggttttactaggattacttcccatccttggtcttgtggaacataaccgttatggccgttgataagacagcgtgttgtaacatcgtcaaagggacgagggttacgtaatgtccaacagtcccgtaacaatctaaaaacctcatttcttaccccaattaccaactccgtcacttgtgggaacgttttgtttaatagttgtagcccgatgttcttgttctcactttggtgagaagcgaacattactaatccgtaagcataacatgcttctttatgttgcatgttagccgctttttctaaatcacgaagaccaatattcggatatattgagtcaaaataatttcttaacccattgcgtaaaatagcatttgggttccccgcaatatatgcgtcaaagtaaacacatcgtaacttatggatttcccaatgtgatatcccccatctttcgaacgaaagccttttataaaccaaggcattcttagaacgttcttcgaatgtcttacaaactgatctcgccttaaatagttatgccgaagaattctgaccgactctagacaagatttcatcaatcatgtctccgggtaggtctcttaaaatattgggttgtctatccattttgtgtttttatactgtaaaatagacaagagttagattcataaaaaaaatacttattaatacaagtaatttttacatatatcataaagcataagcacactatattacatatattacaccacacaaatacaactatcttattctgactcgcttgtttcttcttcttcggttttggttcgttttgccaagtttctagggatatatgatgttcccctaatacgagccgtcgttttccacattggtttagaaaaacctggtggtttagagcttcccgggtcattgttacaacttaaggacttcgggggttgacgatacatataaagttcatcggggttggaattagatttctctatttttatgccctttcccttattaatttcttttgcctttttaaattcatttggggtaatttctataacatcatcggaattctcgtcggaatccgattcatcggagaattggtaatcctcccaatattttgcttccttggcggaaacaccattgaccataattaaccttggtcggttggttgaggattttcttttacttaaccattttattatttcccccaccagttctatttcttcatccggttccgattcttcttccggtttcgattcttcttccggttccgactcttcttccggttcctcttcgggaacttgtgaatcagtccacgaatcattccaatttacatttgactcttcattattattaggtgagtcaatgggacttgttctagaggtagacatctatcacataatatcaaacgcgttaagagattaatatatcacataatattcacatgttaaaaatatatagtttccaacaaaatttgttaagcaatcatttttcagtaaacacggtcgaagtccagactcactaatgcatcctaacaaactcgataagacacacaaatgcaaaattcttgttctctaagaccaacgctcggataccaactgaaatgtcccgttcttattgattaaaaacgttccatattaattgatttcgttgcgaggttttgacctctatatgagacgtttttcaaagactgcattcattttaaaacaaaccataacctttatttcatcaataaaggtttaaaaagctttacgtagattatcaaataatgataatctaaaatatcatgtttacacacgaccattacataatggtttacaatacaaatatgttacaacaaaataagtttcttgaatgcagtttttacacaatatcatacaagcatggactccaaatctcgtccttatttaactatgcaatagtggaagctcttaataatcacctgataataaacatgcttaaaacgtcaacaaaaatgttggtgagttataggtttaacctatatatatcaaatcataataatagaccacaagatttcatatttcaatacacatcccatacatagagataaaaatcattcatatggtgaacacctggtaaccgacattaataagatgcatatataagaatatccccatcattccgggacacccttcggatatgatataaatttcgaagtattaaagcatccggtactttcgatggggtttgttaggcccaatagatctatctttaggattcgcgtcaattagggtgtctgttccccaattcttagattaccagacttaataaaaaggggcatattcgattttgataattcaaccatagaatgtagtttcacatacttgtgtctattttgtaaatcatttataaaacctgcatgtattctcatcccaaaaatattagattttaaaagtgggactataactcactttcacagatttttacttcgtcgggaagtaagacttggttactggttgattcacgaacctataacaatatatacatatatatcaaagtatgttcaaaatatatttacaacatttttaatatattttgatgttttaagtttattaagtcagctgtcctcgttagtaacctataactagttgtccacagttagatgtacagaaataaattgataaatattatcttgaatcaatccacgacccagtgtatacgtatctcagtattgatcacaactcaaactatatatattttggaatcaacctcaaccctgtatagctaactccaacactcacatatagagtgtctatggttgttccgaaatatatatagatgtgtcgacatgataggttgaaacattgtatacatgtctatggtatctcaagattacataatatacaatacaagttgattaagttatggttggaatagatttgttaccaattttcacgtagctaaaatgagaaaaattatccaatcttgttttacccataacttcttcattttaaatccgttttgagtgaatcaaattgctatggcttcatattgaactctattttatgaatctaaacagaaaaagtataggtttatagtcggaaaaataagttacaagtcatttttgtaaaggtagtcatttcagtcgaaagaacgacgtctagatgaccattttagaaaacatacttccactttgagtttaatcataatttttggatatagtttcatgttcataataaaaatcattttctcagaataacaacttttaaatcaaagtttatcatagtttttaattaactaacccaaaacagcccgcggtgttactacgacggtgtaaatccggttttacggtgtttttcgtgtttccaggttttaaatcattaagttagcatatcatatagatatagaacatgtgtttagttgattttaaaagtcaagttagaaggattaacttttgtttgcgaacaagtttagaattaactaaactatgttctagtgattacaagtttaaaccttcgaataagatagctttatatgtatgaatcgaatgatgttatgaacatcattactaccttaagttccttggataaacctactggaaaagagaaaaatggatctagcttcaacggatccttggatggctcgaagttcttgaagcagaatcatgacacgaaaacaaattcaagtaagatcatcacttgaaataagattgttatagttatagaaattgaaccaaagtttgaatatgattattaccttgtattagaatgataacctactgtaagaaacaaagattttttgaggttggatgatcaccttacaagattggaagtgagctagcaaacttgaaagtattcttgattttatgtaactagaacttgtagaatttatgaagaacacttagaacttgaagatagaacttgagagagatcaattagatgaagaaaattgaagaatgaaagtgtttgtaggtgtttttggtcgttggtgtatggattagatataaaggatatgaaattttgttttcatgtaaataagtcatgaatgattactcatatttttgtaattttatgagatattttatgctagttgccaaatgatggttcccacatgtgttaggtgactcacatgggctgctaagagctgatcattggagtgtatataccaatattacatacatctaaaagctgtgtattgtacgagtacgaatacgggtgcatacgagtagaattgttgatgaaactgaacgaggatgtaattgtaagcatttttgttaagtagaagtattttgataagtgtattgaagtctttcaaaagtgtataaatacatattaaaatactacatgtatatacattttaactgagtcgttaagtcatcgttagtcgttacatgtaagtgttgttttgaaacctttaggttaacgatcttgttaaatgttgttaacccaatgtttataatatcaaatcagattttaaattattatattatcatgatattatcatgtatgaatatctcttaatatgatatatatacattaaatgtctttacaacgataatcgttacatatatgtctcgtttaaaaatcattaagttagtagtcttgtttttacatatgtagttcattgttaatatacttaatgatatgtttacttatcatagtatcatgttaactatatatatatatccatatatatatgtcatcatatagtttttacaagttttaacattcgtgaatcaccggtcaacttgggtggtcaattgtctatatgaaacatattttaattaatcaagtcttaacaagtttgattgcttaacatgttggaaacatttaatcatgtaaatatcaatctcaattaatatatataaacatggaaaagttcgggtcactacattttgttTTTCCCTttacttctccataaggcttctaacgATGTGAATCGCCTCCATCGACGAGCGTCCTGACATGAAACCGAATTGGTTCTTAGAAACCTTTGTCTCGTGTCAGAGCCTCGTCTTAAttactctctcccaaagcttcatagtatgactaagtaactttatgcctctgtaattactacatattttcgcatctcccttgttcttttaaatgggaataacctcactgagtctccattccataggcatcttTGCGCTTCTGAATGTCGTGTTAAAAAGGTTTGTCAACCGTGTAACCCCGTCATCTCCTAGGCACCTCCACGCCTCAATCGGAATTTGGTctggtcctactgctttgtttctACCCATCTTTCGTAGAGCCGATCTAACTTCATCCTGGTTAATCCTCGTGCAGAAACAGTTGTTTTGATAGTCACGAACCTCGTAGAGTTCCCCGTTCCGCTCGGGTCTTTCCCTACCGAAAAGGGATGCAAAATACTCTTCCTATCTATTCCTAACAAGGTCTTCTTTCACTATACTTTGACCCGCTTCATCCTTGATAAATTTGATGTTAACTAAGTCCCTGCTTCTTCGCTCCCTAGCTTTAGCTATCCTATATATATCATTAGCTCCCTCTTTAGAGTTTAGTTTCCTATATAAATCTTCATATGCTTTGTCTTTTGCAATTGCTACGACCTTCTTtgcttctcttttagcttctttatatctTTCTTCTACCCTAGTTCTCTCTGCAGGTGTCCCTTCTCCAAAAGTGATGAGCTCCCTAAACCTAGTCTGTTTTAACGCGACTTTCGTTTGGACATCGTCATTAAGCCACCACGATTCTCTACTACTCTTATGAGCTCTCGATGTCCCTATTGCCACCTCTAAGGTCTCTTTTGCCACATATCTGATAGTGGTCACCATGCAGTTCCTGATCTACATCAGTAGAGGCTACGTAATCCCCTTCTACCCTGAATCTATCAGCCACAGTCGCTCTAAAAGTCTCTGCATTCGCTCCATGCAGGTTCTTCCAAAGGATTCTAGGTGGTATAACCCTGGCCCTCCTACCAACTCTTCCCCGAGTGACTAGGTCCATGACCAACAATCGATGCTGGGAGGAGCACGTCAATGCTGGAAGGACCTTACAGTCCCTACATATCCTAAGTTCCCCTTTACGAAGGAGCAAAAAGTCAATATGGGTGCTACGACCCCCGCTATGAAAAGTGGCTAACTGAGCAACCCTCTTCTTGAAGAAAGAGTTTGCTACGACCATCTCGTGGGCAATGGCGAACTCCAGAATGGAGCGCCCTTCTTCATTTCTAGGGCCAACCCAAAGCCCCCATGGGCTCCCTCGTAACCTTCTGCCTCCGCTCCTATGTGTCCATTTAGATCACCCCCTATAATCAGTCGATGGTCAGCTGGGAACCCCATCACCACCTCATCTAACAATTCCCAAAAACTCATCTTTTCCGCATCACTTAAACCCGTGTGAGGTGCGTATGCGCTAATGACCGTGAAAGTCTCCTCCTTAATAATTAgactaaccgacataatcctatc
Proteins encoded in this region:
- the LOC139862061 gene encoding uncharacterized protein: MNLLLVVTFLLLIVTFLKSNVDIGCVQETRWRGEGAVDIKDYRLWYSGSRIARNGVGIFLGKLHKDNIVDVGRFSDRIMSVSLIIKEETFTVISAYAPHTGLSDAEKMSFWELLDEVVMGFPADHRLIIGGDLNGHIGAEAEGYEGAHGGFGLALEMKKGAPFWSSPLPTRWS
- the LOC139862057 gene encoding uncharacterized protein is translated as MVTTIRYVAKETLEVAIGTSRAHKSSRESWWLNDDVQTKVALKQTRFRELITFGEGTPAERTRVEERYKEAKREAKKVVAIAKDKAYEDLYRKLNSKEGANDIYRIAKARERRSRDLVNIKFIKDEAGQSIVKEDLVRNR